A portion of the Chromobacterium sp. IIBBL 290-4 genome contains these proteins:
- a CDS encoding UDP-glucose/GDP-mannose dehydrogenase family protein has product MKVTVIGSGYVGLVTGTCLAETGYQVCCLDVDPRKIEILQNGGIPIFEPGLEEMVKRNVAAGRLHFTTDVAESVAFGEVQFIAVGTPPDEDGSADLQYVLAAARNIARYMTDYRVVVDKSTVPVGTADKVRAVIAEELAARGADLPFSVVSNPEFLKEGAAIDDFMRPDRVVIGVDDERGADIMRRLYKPFQRNHERVLLMDVRSAELTKYAANAMLATRISFMNELANLAETMGADIEQVRLGMGSDPRIGYHFLYPGVGYGGSCFPKDVKALVQTAKENGHTLRVLTAVEEANEAQKLRLVEKIVARFGDDLSGRRFAMWGLAFKPNTDDMREAPSRVLVEELSRRGAEIVAFDPVASHEAQRVMAGIPRLAFVDDMMQALPDADALLIVTEWKMFRAPDFDKIRRSLKQPLIFDGRNMYDPAWLREQGFDYLAIGR; this is encoded by the coding sequence ATGAAAGTCACCGTCATCGGCTCCGGCTATGTAGGCCTGGTCACCGGCACCTGCCTGGCTGAAACCGGCTATCAGGTTTGCTGCCTGGATGTGGACCCGCGCAAGATCGAGATTCTGCAAAACGGCGGCATCCCGATTTTCGAACCGGGCCTGGAAGAGATGGTGAAGCGCAATGTGGCCGCCGGCCGCCTGCATTTCACCACCGACGTGGCCGAGTCGGTCGCTTTCGGCGAGGTGCAGTTCATCGCTGTCGGCACGCCGCCGGATGAGGACGGCTCCGCCGACCTGCAGTACGTATTGGCCGCCGCGCGCAATATCGCCCGCTACATGACGGACTACCGCGTGGTGGTGGACAAGTCCACGGTGCCGGTGGGCACGGCCGACAAGGTGCGCGCCGTCATCGCCGAAGAGTTGGCCGCCCGCGGCGCGGACCTGCCGTTCAGCGTGGTGTCCAATCCGGAATTCCTGAAGGAAGGCGCGGCCATCGACGATTTCATGCGTCCGGACCGCGTGGTGATCGGCGTGGACGACGAGCGCGGCGCGGACATCATGCGCCGCCTGTACAAGCCGTTCCAGCGCAATCACGAACGCGTGCTGCTGATGGATGTGCGCTCCGCGGAGCTGACCAAGTACGCCGCCAACGCCATGCTGGCGACGCGCATCTCCTTCATGAACGAGCTGGCCAATCTGGCCGAGACCATGGGCGCCGACATCGAGCAGGTGCGGCTGGGCATGGGATCGGACCCGCGCATCGGCTACCATTTCCTGTATCCGGGCGTCGGTTACGGCGGCTCCTGCTTCCCCAAGGACGTCAAGGCGCTGGTGCAGACGGCCAAGGAAAACGGCCATACGCTGCGCGTGTTGACGGCGGTGGAGGAGGCCAACGAGGCGCAAAAGCTGCGGCTTGTCGAAAAAATCGTGGCTCGCTTCGGCGACGATCTGTCCGGCCGCCGTTTCGCCATGTGGGGCCTGGCGTTCAAGCCGAATACCGACGATATGCGCGAAGCGCCCAGCCGCGTGCTGGTGGAAGAGCTGAGCCGCCGCGGCGCCGAGATCGTCGCCTTCGATCCGGTGGCTTCGCATGAGGCGCAAAGGGTGATGGCCGGCATTCCGCGGCTGGCTTTTGTCGACGACATGATGCAGGCGCTGCCGGATGCGGACGCCTTGTTGATTGTTACCGAGTGGAAGATGTTCCGCGCGCCGGATTTCGACAAGATCCGCCGCAGCTTGAAACAGCCGTTGATTTTCGACGGCCGCAATATGTACGACCCGGCCTGGCTGCGCGAGCAAGGCTTTGATTACCTGGCCATAGGCCGCTGA
- the pyrF gene encoding orotidine-5'-phosphate decarboxylase — translation MNPLIAAADARIDSPVLVALDFDNAAKALDFASQLDPSECRLKVGKELFTSSGRNLVETLSARGFQVFLDMKFHDIPNTVAHACKAAADAGVWMVNVHASGGRRMMEAAREALAGYSQRPLLIAVTVLTSMDASDLAEIGISVSPEEHVRRLATLTRDCGLDGVVCSAQEASMLKQALGQDFKLVTPGIRLAESGNDDQRRVMTPLAALQAGSDYLVIGRSITGSADPLATLRAINQDIQHYRNKQS, via the coding sequence ATGAACCCTTTGATCGCCGCCGCGGATGCGCGGATCGATTCGCCGGTGTTGGTGGCGCTGGATTTCGACAACGCCGCCAAGGCGCTGGATTTCGCCAGCCAACTGGACCCGTCCGAGTGCCGTTTGAAAGTGGGCAAGGAATTGTTCACTTCCAGCGGCCGCAACCTGGTTGAAACGCTGAGCGCGCGCGGTTTCCAGGTATTTCTGGACATGAAGTTCCACGATATTCCCAATACGGTCGCCCATGCCTGCAAGGCGGCGGCCGATGCCGGCGTATGGATGGTCAATGTGCACGCTTCCGGCGGCCGCCGCATGATGGAGGCCGCGCGCGAGGCGCTGGCCGGCTATAGCCAGCGCCCGCTGCTGATCGCGGTGACGGTGCTGACCAGCATGGACGCGTCCGACCTCGCCGAAATAGGCATTTCCGTTTCTCCGGAAGAGCATGTGCGCCGTCTGGCGACGCTGACTCGCGACTGCGGCCTGGACGGCGTGGTGTGTTCCGCCCAGGAAGCCTCGATGCTGAAGCAGGCGCTGGGGCAGGACTTCAAGCTGGTCACGCCGGGCATTCGCTTGGCCGAGAGCGGCAATGACGATCAACGCCGTGTGATGACGCCGCTGGCGGCGCTGCAAGCCGGCTCCGATTACCTGGTGATCGGCCGTTCCATCACCGGCTCCGCCGATCCGCTGGCCACGCTGCGCGCGATCAATCAAGACATTCAGCACTATCGGAATAAGCAGTCATGA
- a CDS encoding TonB-dependent receptor yields the protein MKKAPRRQHKALTQATLLALACLGGLPHSVQAAPADTQDNQTTLPAVTVTGEKVKRSLKDTTTAVSVLRDVDNGETKSIYDSVVATPNATANGAGIINIRGVEGTGPGTGYNTLASGSRPRVSTTVDGLTESWNGQRYVDASPWDVEQVEVLRGPQSTTQGRNTLAGAIVVNTKDPTFDWEGALRAGYENKAGKTTLAGMVSGPITEELAFRLSAEGLDGHSYINYPGAMPWDGSKVSNSNVRGKLLWKPGAVPGFTAKLTVSHRENKGEYLNYVDGYYFDYNNGRKEIQARTQDSSNDTVSTDLQYQFNSDWSANLLLGHADNVSAFKDTQDFRMRLDEKSNTAEARLNYAPENGWLSGMIGAYYYDRDQNMDAQTSMKAKDKVKTTSLYGEATFRLNPQWSLGLGGRIERETQRRDITGGPGTPREGQAHYDIGDTLFLPKAEITYKLSPTTTLGASVRKGYNAGGSGLDDNTDKVTKVTTYTYYTYEKEEVTAYELSSRSTFWNERVSLNANAFFNQYTDYQAILNRRFTNIPKGESYGLELEAKARVTPKLTVSAGLGLLNTEVTQGTAANPEIKGKQFNYAPHMTLNLGFKQKLINGFYVGGSLNRVGSYYSEITNDRSAIAGGYTVANLNAGYEDARWGVRAYVNNLTNRNQLVSQISVAGQYVVGVVGAPRTVGMTVDYHF from the coding sequence ATGAAAAAAGCGCCGCGCCGCCAACATAAAGCCCTGACACAAGCCACTTTGCTGGCCCTGGCCTGCCTGGGCGGACTGCCCCACTCCGTCCAGGCCGCGCCTGCGGATACCCAAGACAATCAAACCACGCTGCCCGCCGTGACCGTCACCGGCGAGAAGGTCAAACGCTCGCTGAAAGACACCACCACCGCAGTATCCGTGCTGCGCGACGTGGACAACGGCGAAACCAAGTCCATTTACGATTCCGTAGTCGCCACCCCCAACGCCACTGCCAACGGCGCCGGCATCATCAATATCCGCGGCGTGGAAGGCACTGGCCCCGGCACCGGCTATAACACGCTGGCCTCCGGCTCCCGCCCGCGCGTCAGCACCACCGTGGACGGCCTGACGGAAAGCTGGAACGGCCAGCGCTATGTCGACGCCAGCCCGTGGGATGTGGAACAGGTGGAAGTGCTGCGCGGACCGCAATCGACCACCCAGGGCCGCAACACCCTGGCCGGCGCCATCGTGGTGAATACCAAGGACCCGACTTTCGACTGGGAAGGCGCATTGCGCGCCGGCTACGAAAACAAAGCTGGCAAAACCACGCTGGCCGGCATGGTTTCCGGCCCGATCACCGAAGAGCTGGCCTTCCGCCTGAGCGCCGAAGGCCTGGACGGCCACAGCTACATCAACTACCCCGGCGCCATGCCCTGGGACGGCTCCAAGGTGAGCAACAGCAATGTCCGCGGCAAGCTGCTGTGGAAACCCGGCGCCGTGCCCGGCTTCACCGCCAAGCTGACGGTTTCTCATCGCGAAAACAAGGGCGAGTACCTGAACTACGTCGATGGCTATTATTTCGACTACAATAATGGCCGCAAAGAAATTCAGGCCCGGACGCAGGACTCGTCCAACGACACCGTCAGCACCGATTTGCAATACCAGTTCAACAGCGACTGGAGCGCCAATCTGCTGCTGGGCCATGCCGACAATGTCAGCGCCTTCAAGGACACCCAGGATTTCCGCATGCGGCTGGACGAGAAGAGCAATACCGCGGAAGCGCGCCTGAATTACGCGCCGGAAAACGGCTGGCTGAGCGGCATGATCGGCGCTTACTACTATGACCGCGATCAGAACATGGACGCGCAAACCAGCATGAAGGCGAAGGACAAGGTCAAAACCACCTCCTTGTACGGCGAGGCCACCTTCCGCCTGAACCCGCAGTGGAGCCTGGGCCTGGGCGGCCGCATTGAGCGCGAAACCCAACGCCGCGACATCACCGGCGGTCCGGGAACGCCTCGCGAGGGCCAGGCCCACTACGACATCGGCGATACGCTGTTCCTGCCGAAAGCCGAAATCACTTATAAACTCAGCCCCACCACCACCCTGGGCGCATCGGTGCGCAAGGGATACAACGCCGGCGGTTCCGGCCTGGACGACAATACCGACAAGGTCACCAAGGTCACCACCTACACCTACTACACCTACGAAAAAGAAGAAGTCACTGCCTACGAGCTGAGCAGCCGCTCCACCTTCTGGAACGAACGCGTCAGCCTGAACGCCAACGCCTTCTTCAATCAGTACACCGATTATCAGGCCATCCTGAACCGGCGCTTCACCAACATCCCCAAAGGCGAGAGCTATGGCCTGGAGCTGGAAGCCAAAGCCCGCGTCACCCCCAAACTGACGGTCAGCGCCGGCCTGGGCCTGCTCAATACCGAAGTGACCCAAGGCACGGCCGCCAATCCGGAAATCAAGGGCAAACAGTTCAACTACGCTCCGCACATGACGCTCAACCTGGGCTTCAAGCAGAAGCTGATCAACGGCTTCTACGTGGGCGGCAGCCTGAATCGCGTAGGCTCTTACTACTCGGAAATCACCAATGACCGCTCGGCCATCGCCGGCGGCTACACGGTTGCCAATCTGAATGCGGGCTATGAGGATGCGCGCTGGGGCGTTCGCGCTTACGTCAACAACCTGACTAATCGCAACCAGCTGGTATCGCAGATCAGCGTGGCCGGCCAATACGTTGTCGGCGTGGTCGGCGCGCCGCGCACCGTTGGCATGACTGTGGATTACCACTTCTAA
- a CDS encoding acyl-CoA thioesterase, which translates to MTANTLAWDRPNPFTLALAPQAEDIDGLQHTNNAVYARWCEQAGWAHSQELGLSIDDYRRLDRGMAIRRGEYDYLLPTAEGEALLLGTWLQPGDSGAAMQRHFQLLRLSDGKTVLRARWDLVCIKLSSGRPKRLPPEFSAAYLSAMADQ; encoded by the coding sequence ATGACCGCAAACACTCTCGCCTGGGACCGACCAAACCCATTCACGCTGGCGCTTGCGCCACAAGCCGAAGACATTGATGGCTTGCAGCACACCAATAACGCCGTTTATGCCCGCTGGTGCGAGCAGGCCGGCTGGGCGCATTCGCAAGAACTGGGCTTATCGATAGACGACTATCGCCGCCTGGACCGCGGCATGGCCATCCGCCGCGGCGAATACGACTACCTCCTCCCCACCGCGGAAGGCGAAGCGCTGCTGCTGGGCACCTGGCTGCAGCCGGGCGACAGCGGCGCGGCCATGCAGCGGCATTTTCAGCTGCTGCGGCTGAGCGATGGCAAAACGGTGCTGCGCGCGCGCTGGGATCTGGTATGCATCAAGCTGTCCAGCGGACGGCCCAAGCGGCTGCCGCCTGAGTTCAGCGCCGCCTATCTGTCCGCCATGGCGGACCAGTAA
- the fes gene encoding enterochelin esterase, with the protein MAAASAAWLQHHAAGTPQWWSELAAAGAPLRERLADGNVRVTFLWRDPCGGPATSPTVRVYADVNSVTDHHSPQPQSLARLGETDVWWWQAILPADWRGSYAYIPVSAGQTPPAPDDDVRASRQRHREWWLSVMDKAVADPLNPACAYRSSWGASLSPLHLPDAPDQSAWRAWDEAGQGADPRRLTEIRWDSAVLGKARRIWVYHTGDISAGQWAERPLAVLLDGQRWAEQLPVFAALDEDTRRGRLPPAVYLLVDSMDGRNREQDLPCNDAFWQALQSELLPQAALIAPFSARPDRTIVAGQSYGGLAAMHAGLHWPERFGCVLSQSGSFWWPHVELHEKARAASGRRLPGSSGWLAERLASGATPPGHLRVFQEVGSREEVMVDVNETMRIALEHAGHEVHYQLFEGGHDWLCWRGGLLQGLACLWRPLAVL; encoded by the coding sequence ATGGCTGCGGCGAGTGCGGCCTGGCTGCAACACCATGCGGCGGGAACGCCGCAATGGTGGAGCGAGCTGGCCGCCGCGGGCGCGCCGCTGCGGGAGCGCCTGGCGGATGGGAATGTGCGCGTCACCTTTTTATGGCGCGATCCATGCGGCGGTCCGGCGACGTCGCCCACGGTAAGGGTGTACGCCGACGTCAACTCCGTCACCGACCATCACAGCCCGCAGCCGCAGTCCTTGGCGCGCTTGGGCGAAACCGACGTCTGGTGGTGGCAGGCCATTTTGCCGGCCGACTGGCGCGGCAGCTACGCTTATATCCCGGTATCGGCCGGGCAGACGCCGCCGGCTCCGGACGATGATGTCCGCGCCAGCAGGCAACGCCACCGCGAATGGTGGCTAAGCGTGATGGATAAAGCAGTCGCCGATCCGCTCAACCCCGCCTGCGCTTATCGCAGCAGCTGGGGCGCGTCACTGTCGCCCCTGCATCTGCCGGATGCGCCGGACCAGTCCGCCTGGCGGGCGTGGGATGAGGCCGGGCAGGGCGCGGACCCGCGCCGTTTGACCGAAATCCGTTGGGACAGCGCTGTCTTGGGCAAGGCGCGCCGAATCTGGGTCTACCACACCGGCGACATCTCCGCCGGGCAGTGGGCGGAACGCCCCCTGGCGGTGCTCCTGGATGGCCAGCGCTGGGCGGAGCAACTGCCGGTCTTCGCCGCCCTGGACGAGGATACCCGTCGCGGCCGCTTGCCGCCGGCGGTGTACCTGCTGGTGGATAGCATGGATGGGCGCAATCGCGAACAAGACCTGCCGTGCAATGACGCCTTCTGGCAGGCGCTGCAGAGCGAACTGCTGCCGCAGGCGGCCTTGATCGCGCCGTTCAGCGCGCGCCCGGACCGCACCATCGTCGCCGGGCAAAGCTATGGCGGCTTGGCGGCGATGCATGCCGGCTTGCATTGGCCGGAACGTTTCGGCTGCGTGCTCAGCCAGTCCGGCTCGTTCTGGTGGCCGCATGTCGAATTGCATGAAAAAGCGCGCGCGGCGAGCGGCCGCAGGCTGCCGGGCAGCAGCGGCTGGCTGGCCGAGCGGCTGGCGTCCGGCGCCACGCCGCCAGGGCATTTGCGGGTGTTTCAGGAGGTGGGCAGCCGCGAGGAGGTGATGGTGGATGTGAACGAGACCATGCGCATTGCCTTGGAGCACGCCGGACATGAGGTGCATTACCAGCTGTTCGAGGGCGGACACGACTGGTTGTGCTGGCGCGGCGGCTTGTTGCAGGGTCTGGCCTGTCTGTGGCGGCCCTTGGCCGTCCTTTGA
- a CDS encoding chemotaxis protein, which yields MSDLLKKIDARTKLAGTNKLEILLFTLGDDQRTGRKEVFGINVFKVREVMRTPEITTAPEMPSSVEGMVSLRGALVPVIDLAKYTGIVTQDKPEIMIITEYNGHTQGFLVEGVDTILRLDWSSMRVPPDMITNRMAGLVTAVTELENGTLVMMMDVEKVLAETCMMEETQSYIAIEPVKEDRYIFFADDSAVARKQIERTLDAMHIRYGSEMNGMRGWETLQKMAQQAEAAGRKLNQDLHLILTDVEMPEMDGYMLTKMIKEDGRFAGIPVLMHSSLSGMANKKLGESVGVDAYVSKDEPQKLANKLKEMLFLDKAA from the coding sequence ATGTCGGACCTGCTGAAAAAAATCGATGCCCGAACCAAGCTGGCCGGCACCAATAAACTGGAAATTCTGTTGTTCACCTTGGGGGATGACCAGCGCACCGGCCGCAAGGAGGTGTTCGGCATCAATGTATTCAAGGTGCGCGAGGTGATGCGCACGCCGGAGATCACCACGGCGCCGGAGATGCCGTCCTCGGTGGAGGGCATGGTCAGCCTGCGCGGCGCGCTGGTGCCGGTGATCGATCTGGCCAAATACACCGGCATCGTGACCCAGGACAAGCCGGAAATCATGATCATCACGGAATACAACGGCCATACCCAAGGCTTTCTGGTGGAGGGGGTGGACACCATTCTGCGGCTGGATTGGTCGTCGATGCGGGTGCCGCCGGACATGATCACCAACCGGATGGCCGGCTTGGTCACGGCTGTCACCGAGCTGGAAAACGGCACGCTGGTGATGATGATGGATGTGGAAAAGGTGCTGGCTGAAACCTGCATGATGGAGGAGACGCAGAGCTATATCGCCATCGAGCCGGTGAAGGAGGATCGTTACATCTTCTTCGCCGACGACAGCGCGGTGGCGCGCAAGCAGATCGAGCGCACGCTGGATGCGATGCATATCCGCTATGGCTCGGAAATGAACGGCATGCGCGGCTGGGAAACGCTGCAGAAAATGGCGCAGCAGGCCGAGGCGGCAGGCCGCAAGCTCAACCAGGACCTGCATCTGATCCTCACCGATGTGGAAATGCCGGAGATGGATGGCTATATGCTGACCAAGATGATCAAGGAGGACGGCCGTTTCGCCGGCATCCCGGTGCTGATGCACTCGTCTTTGTCGGGCATGGCCAATAAGAAGCTGGGCGAGTCCGTGGGCGTGGATGCCTACGTATCCAAGGACGAGCCGCAAAAACTGGCCAACAAGCTCAAAGAGATGCTGTTCCTGGATAAAGCGGCGTAG
- a CDS encoding MbtH family protein, with amino-acid sequence MSMEQTNPFDDESLTFLILANSQDQHSLWPSQLPAPAGWRQVFGPDSRASCVEYLDRNWTDIRPRSLRGA; translated from the coding sequence ATGAGCATGGAGCAGACCAATCCTTTCGACGACGAAAGCCTGACATTCCTCATTCTGGCCAACAGCCAGGATCAGCACAGCCTGTGGCCGTCGCAACTGCCCGCGCCGGCGGGCTGGCGTCAGGTATTCGGGCCCGATAGCCGCGCCTCTTGCGTGGAATATCTAGACCGCAACTGGACAGATATCCGTCCGCGCTCGCTGCGCGGCGCCTAA
- a CDS encoding FCD domain-containing protein, which translates to MAYPKVTLPKLSDMIVQQLEKRILDGVLKPGDRLPPERQLAEEFGVSRPSLREAIQQLVSRGLLSSRQGGGTWVTDRLETAFSDPWEKMLNLHEELHGDLLEFRRVLEGTVARCAASRATPADLERLQRCVDRLQKAYRGGDLAEQAQADVEFHQAVAEASHNVLFAHLSGSLLAMLQRHVKDNIANLFAVGEVAEALREQHLAIWQAIRDRQPDAAQQAAERHIDFVADTLQNQMLQAERDARARMRLAQENTGR; encoded by the coding sequence ATGGCTTACCCCAAAGTCACCCTGCCCAAGCTGTCCGACATGATCGTGCAGCAGCTGGAAAAACGCATACTCGACGGCGTGCTCAAACCCGGCGATCGCCTGCCTCCCGAGCGCCAGCTGGCCGAGGAGTTCGGCGTGTCGCGGCCATCCCTGCGCGAGGCCATCCAGCAACTGGTTTCGCGCGGACTGCTGTCCAGCCGCCAGGGAGGCGGCACTTGGGTGACGGATCGATTGGAGACGGCGTTTTCCGATCCTTGGGAAAAGATGCTGAATCTGCACGAAGAACTGCATGGCGACCTGCTGGAGTTCCGCCGCGTGCTGGAAGGGACGGTGGCGCGCTGCGCGGCCAGCCGCGCCACGCCGGCCGACCTGGAGCGGCTGCAACGCTGCGTGGACCGCCTGCAAAAAGCCTACCGCGGCGGCGATCTCGCCGAACAGGCCCAGGCCGATGTGGAGTTTCATCAGGCAGTGGCGGAGGCTTCGCACAATGTCTTGTTCGCCCACCTGTCCGGCAGCCTGCTGGCCATGCTGCAGCGCCATGTGAAGGACAATATCGCCAACCTGTTCGCCGTCGGCGAGGTGGCCGAAGCCTTGCGCGAACAACATCTGGCGATCTGGCAGGCGATACGCGACCGTCAGCCCGATGCCGCGCAACAGGCGGCGGAGCGGCACATCGATTTTGTCGCCGACACGCTGCAAAACCAGATGCTGCAGGCCGAACGCGACGCCCGAGCCCGCATGCGGCTGGCCCAGGAAAACACCGGGCGTTGA
- the rfaE1 gene encoding D-glycero-beta-D-manno-heptose-7-phosphate kinase, with protein sequence MGIMQDLGLDAALLAEKLAKASVLVVGDVMLDRYWFGDVSRISPEAPVPVAKISRSEERAGGAANVARNIAGLGGLATILSVVGDDEAADALERLLQADGIATSLKRDPNIDTTVKLRVVARQQQLIRLDFEDAPSHEILAGKLEEFAEIVTEHDVVILSDYGKGGLAHVADMIRLARAAGKPVLIDPKGDDYSKYAGATLLTPNRSEFRQVAGSWKDEAALTAKAQALREELNLDALLVTRSEEGMTLFRESGALHQPTFAREVYDVSGAGDTVIGTLGLALAAGLEMPAAMSLANAAAGVVVGKLGTAVCSQGELFAQ encoded by the coding sequence ATGGGTATCATGCAAGACTTGGGGCTGGATGCGGCCCTGCTTGCCGAGAAACTGGCCAAGGCCAGCGTGCTGGTGGTGGGCGACGTGATGCTGGACCGCTACTGGTTCGGCGATGTGTCGCGGATCTCCCCCGAGGCGCCGGTGCCGGTCGCCAAGATCTCCCGCAGCGAGGAGCGCGCCGGCGGCGCGGCCAATGTGGCGCGCAATATCGCCGGCCTGGGCGGCCTGGCCACCATTTTATCGGTGGTGGGCGACGACGAGGCTGCGGACGCGCTGGAGCGCCTGCTGCAGGCCGACGGCATCGCCACCTCGCTCAAACGCGACCCGAATATCGACACCACCGTGAAACTGCGCGTGGTGGCGCGGCAGCAGCAACTGATCCGCCTGGACTTCGAGGACGCGCCCAGCCATGAAATCCTGGCTGGCAAGCTGGAGGAGTTCGCCGAGATTGTGACCGAGCATGACGTGGTGATCTTGTCCGATTACGGCAAGGGCGGCCTGGCGCATGTCGCGGACATGATCCGCCTGGCGCGCGCGGCGGGCAAACCGGTGCTGATCGATCCCAAGGGCGATGATTACAGCAAATACGCCGGCGCCACGCTGCTGACGCCCAATCGCAGCGAGTTCCGCCAGGTGGCGGGCAGCTGGAAGGACGAGGCCGCTTTGACAGCCAAGGCCCAGGCCCTGCGCGAGGAGCTGAACCTGGACGCGCTGTTGGTCACCCGCAGCGAGGAGGGCATGACGCTGTTCCGCGAGTCCGGCGCCTTGCATCAGCCCACTTTCGCCCGTGAGGTCTACGATGTGTCCGGCGCCGGAGATACCGTGATCGGCACCTTGGGCCTGGCGCTGGCCGCCGGGCTGGAGATGCCGGCGGCGATGAGCCTGGCCAATGCGGCCGCTGGCGTGGTGGTGGGCAAACTGGGCACCGCAGTATGCAGCCAGGGCGAGCTGTTCGCCCAATAA
- the rfaD gene encoding ADP-glyceromanno-heptose 6-epimerase yields MTIVVTGAAGFIGSNLVKGLNQRGITDIIAVDNLSSGDKFHNLVDCEISHYLDKHEFLHLLLDGEYEGELSAILHQGACSDTMNHDGKYMMDNNYQYTLALFDYCQHEEIQFLFASSAATYGKGTEFKEQREYEGPLNVYGYSKFLFDQVLRRRIKEGLSAQAVGFRYFNVYGPREQHKGRMASVAFHHFNQYREHGKVKLFGGWDGWGDGMQSRDFVSVEDVVKVNLHFLDNPGKSGIFNLGSGRSQPFNDVAHATVNACRRHEGKPELSLEDMVSQGIVEYVPFPDALKGKYQSFTQADIAKLREAGYQAPMLSVSEGVNRYVDWLVSRQG; encoded by the coding sequence ATGACCATAGTCGTCACCGGCGCTGCCGGCTTCATCGGTTCCAACCTGGTCAAGGGTTTGAACCAGCGCGGCATCACCGACATCATCGCCGTGGACAATCTGTCCAGTGGCGACAAATTCCACAATCTGGTCGATTGCGAAATCAGCCATTACCTCGACAAGCACGAGTTTCTGCATCTGCTGCTGGACGGCGAGTACGAGGGCGAGCTGTCCGCCATCCTGCATCAGGGCGCGTGCTCCGATACGATGAACCATGACGGCAAGTACATGATGGACAACAACTATCAGTACACGCTGGCCTTGTTCGACTACTGTCAGCACGAGGAAATCCAGTTCCTGTTCGCGTCCAGCGCCGCCACCTATGGCAAGGGCACCGAGTTCAAGGAGCAGCGCGAGTACGAAGGCCCGCTCAACGTCTACGGCTATTCCAAGTTCCTGTTCGACCAGGTGCTGCGCCGCCGCATCAAGGAAGGCCTGTCCGCACAGGCGGTGGGTTTCCGCTATTTCAATGTTTACGGCCCGCGCGAACAGCACAAGGGCCGCATGGCCTCGGTGGCTTTCCACCATTTCAACCAGTATCGGGAGCACGGCAAGGTCAAGCTGTTCGGCGGCTGGGACGGCTGGGGCGACGGCATGCAAAGCCGCGACTTCGTCTCGGTGGAGGATGTGGTCAAGGTCAACCTGCACTTCCTGGACAATCCGGGCAAGAGCGGCATCTTCAACCTGGGCAGCGGCCGTTCGCAGCCCTTCAACGATGTGGCGCACGCTACCGTCAATGCCTGCCGCCGCCACGAAGGCAAGCCGGAGTTGAGCCTGGAGGACATGGTCAGCCAGGGCATCGTCGAATACGTGCCCTTCCCGGACGCGCTCAAGGGCAAGTACCAAAGCTTTACCCAGGCCGACATCGCCAAGCTGCGCGAAGCGGGCTACCAAGCCCCGATGTTGTCGGTGAGCGAGGGCGTCAATCGCTATGTGGATTGGCTGGTGAGCCGCCAGGGCTGA
- a CDS encoding DUF924 family protein: MAMRAGQIDEVLAFWFDGADDAALSRGRSAWFQRDDAFDADIRQRFLALWESLERGALPFDGASPRAALAWLIVADQFPRNLFRGEARAFATDAQARQGASQALAAGLDQALPPMARVFVYLPFEHSETLADQHRSLELFAALDAQLPGSNFYDYARRHGEVIARFGRFPHRNAALGRTSTAEELSYLAEPGAGF, encoded by the coding sequence ATGGCGATGCGCGCGGGACAGATAGACGAAGTGCTTGCGTTCTGGTTCGACGGCGCGGACGACGCGGCGCTGAGCCGCGGCCGCTCGGCCTGGTTTCAGCGCGACGACGCCTTCGACGCGGACATCCGCCAACGCTTTCTCGCCTTATGGGAAAGCCTGGAGCGCGGGGCGCTGCCGTTCGATGGCGCCAGCCCGCGAGCCGCGCTGGCCTGGCTGATCGTCGCCGACCAGTTTCCGCGCAATCTGTTCCGCGGCGAGGCGCGGGCCTTCGCCACCGACGCCCAGGCCCGCCAGGGCGCGAGCCAGGCGCTGGCGGCCGGCCTGGATCAGGCTTTGCCGCCGATGGCGCGCGTGTTTGTCTATCTGCCTTTCGAACACAGCGAGACGCTGGCCGACCAGCATCGCTCGCTTGAGCTGTTTGCCGCGCTGGACGCGCAGCTGCCGGGCTCGAACTTTTACGATTACGCCCGCCGCCATGGCGAGGTGATCGCGCGTTTCGGCCGTTTTCCGCATCGCAACGCGGCCTTGGGCAGAACCAGCACCGCGGAAGAGTTGTCCTATCTGGCCGAGCCGGGCGCGGGCTTTTGA